Genomic DNA from Catellatospora sp. TT07R-123:
GCGGGCGAGTGCAGGTGGGCGCGGGTGGCCAGGCGGCGGATCTGGCGCGGCACCGAGTCGCCGTACACCTCGCTGATCTCCGGGGTGGCCCACAGCCGCACCAACCGGTCGACGACCTCGGGTTTCGGCTCGGAGGCGACCAGCGCGGCGTTGATCGCGCCGATGGACAGCCCGACGACCAGGTCCGGGCGGATGCCGCCGCGGAACAGCGCGCGCAGCATGCCGACCTCGACGGCGCCGAGCACCCCGCCGCCACCCAGCACGAACGCGACTGTCCCCACGTCCGCCATCATGCATGATCCTGGCGTCCTCCGAGCCATCGGTGCAGCTCAGAGGACGCCAGGATCACAGTGCGCGGGTCACCCCGCCGGTCTTACAGCTTCAGCCACAGCGCGGGCACGTTCGGCGGCTCCCAGCCGACGATCGAGGTGTGCGGCTGGCGGCACTGGTACGTCGAGCCGCCGTAGGTCACCTTGGCCCCGGTCACGTACGCCACGTTCGGCGCCCAGGCCGGGGTGGTCCCGGGCGAGGTCGACGGGCTCGGCGAAACCGACGCGCTGGGCGAGGCGGACGGGCTCGGCGAGGCCGACCGGCTCGGGGACGGCGACGGGCTCGGGGAGCTCGACGGCGACACCGAGGGCGACGGCGACGGCGAGCCGCCGGTGCAGGCACCGAGGTCCACCCAGACCGCGGCGACACCGGGGGTCTCCCCCGTGGTCCACCACTGCGCCCGCCACGCGTGCCCGTTGTAGGACACCCGGTTGCCGCCGGTGTAGACCTTGCCGCTCTCCCACGCCGGGTCGGTGCAGGTGCCGGGCGGGGTGCTCGGCGAAGCCGAGGCCGACGGGCCGACCGAGGTCGACGGCGACGCGCTCGGCGCCACCCCGCCCCGGGCGTAGTTGACGGAGAGGCTGTAGCTCTGCCCGCCGAAGGTGAGCGTGTAGTTGGACGGGCTGCCGATCGGGAGCACGTAGTTCAGCGTGATCTCGACGTTGGCGCCCGGCGCGATCGACTGGTAGCTCGGGATGGTGACCTTCACGTGGTGGAAGTCGCCCTTGAGGCCGCCGATGTTGCTGCCGGTGTGGCCCGGCGTCACCGTCATCGCCCAGCCGGACTGCTGGCTCATCGTGCCCGGCGCCGAGGTGCCGTAGTCGAAGTCCAGCACCGTGCCGCCGGGGATGGTGGTGGTGGAGTTGTTGGTCAGCCGCAGCTTCGGGTTGATCGGGTAGTTCGAGTCGCCCAGCGCGAAGCCGTTGAGCGTCACGTCCACGTCGAGCGTCTGCGCGGGCAGTGCCGTGTTGGCCTTGCTCGCGCCGTACGCCGGGGCGGTGGCGAACTTCGCGGCGATCGCGTTGGTGAGCGTGTTGCCCATCTGGTACTCACCGGCGGTGGAGTTGAAGGCGTAGTCGCCGGCCAGCTCCCAGATCATGATGCCGCCGATGCCCTTGTTCACCACGTAGTCGGCCTTGGCGCCGATGGACTGCTCGTCCTCGGTGGACAGGAACACCTTCTTGGACGCGTTCCACAGCCACGGCGCGGCCAGGGCCGCCGAGTAGTTGCGGACGTAGGTGCCGGTCAGGTTGTCGTTCGGGTCCGTGGCCGGGGTCAGGCCGTACGCCGCGCGGTAGGAGCCGGCGATGCCGTTCTCCAGATTCTTGGCGTGCCACATCGGGTTGGAGCCGGCCGGCTCCTCGTTGCCCGAGGTGTCCAGGTCGTGCCACAGGTTGTCGATGCCGATCGCGCCGTTGCCGCAGGGGCTCTGCGTGCCGACGGGGCAGTTCGTGCTCTTGGGCGCGGTGCCCCACAGGCCGTTGTTGCCGCCGGTGACGCCCTGGAAGCCGCGGGTGTAGTACGGCACGCCGATGTTGATGCGGCCGCCCTGCACCGCACCGCGGTAGTAGTGGTACGCCCAGTCGGTGTTGAGGTAGCCGATGTTGGAGTACGCGCTGTAGACGCCGCCCGCGGTCAGCTCGTTGTCGGCGCCGTCGTCGTACAGCGACGCGTTCGGGCCGACGTACTGGTTCCAGGCGCCGTGCAGGTCGTACGACATGATGTTGATGTAGTCGAGGTACTGGGTGGCCTGGTAGGCCTCCATGCCCCGCAGCAGCCAGCCCGACGCGGGCGCGGCCACGGTCACCATGTAGTACTTGCTGTCGGAGGCGGCCGCGGTGTCCAGCTTGGTGCGCAGCGTCTTCATCAGCGTCTGGAACGAGGCGTTCAGCCCGGCCCGGCGCGCGTTGGCCTGCGTGAAGTCCATCGGGTTGCCCGCGTCCTTGTTGGACGTGGCGTACTCGTAGTCGATGTCGACGCCGTCGAAGCCGTACTGGCGCAGGAAGGCCACCACCGAGTCGGCGAAGGCGTTGATGCCGGCCGTGTTGATCGAGCCGTCGGCGTTGGTGGTCATCCGGTAGAAGCCGCCGGAGTCGATGTGGTTGCCCGCGTCGTCGAAGAAGCCGCCGGTCTCGGCCCAGCCGCCGACGCTGATCAGCGTCTTGACGTCCGGATACTGCTTCTTGAACTTGTTGAGCAGGTTGAAGTGGCCGGTGTACGAGTACGCCGGGTCCATCTCCGCGCCCGCCACGCCCGGCCACGTCATGTTGGTGGAGGCGTTGTTAGCGGCCGTCGGGGTGCCGATGGAGATCTTGTTCGCCCCGTCGACGTGCGCGAACGCGTAGTTGATGTGGGTGATCTTCTGCCACGGGATCTGGTTCACCAGGTAGGCCGGGGCGCCGTTCTTGCCCGTACGCCAGTTGGTGAAGTAGCCGATGATCCGGCGCGGGTGACCGGCGCCCATGGACTCGCGGCCGGTGGTGTCGTAGGCGTCGCAGTAGGGGACGGTGACGCCGGGAGTCCGGTAGAGACCGTCGGGGCGGCAGGCCTCCTGGTCGACGGCCGAGTTGGCGGTGCCGGCGAACGCGACCGCGAACGCGGTGGCGGCCAGGCCGGTCGCCGCGGCGACGAGCAGGTTGAGCAGCGGTTTGCGTTGCATGGAACTCTCCTGGGGCGTAGCGGTACCACGGAAAGCCAGAAACTCTGTTAGTAAAGTTTGCTAAAAATTAGACCCGTGACCCCGGTCACGCAAGAGTTGTCGGCCGATGTTTAACCGGACGTTAAGGTACGGCGAACCGCCTCGCCCGACCCGCCGTTCCCCGCCCCGTGAGGCCGCACCGACAGGGCGGGTTACGCGAGGGGGAGGCGGACGGCGAAGGTCGCGCCACCGCCGGGCGTCGGGGCGTACGTGATGGTGCCGCCATGCCCCGTGACCAGCGCCGCCACGATGGACAACCCCAGCCCGGAACCCGCCGCCGGGAAGCGGTCGTGGTCGCGGGCGCGCGCCGGGTCGACGCGGTAGAAGCGTTCGAAGATCCGTTCGGCGTGCTCGGGAGCCAGGCCCGGCCCCTGGTCGACGACGTCGAGCACGGCCCGGTCGTCCTCGGTGCCGACCCGGACCGTCACCGGCGTGCCCGGCGGGGTGTGGGCGAGCGCGTTGCCGAGCAGGTTGGTCAGCACCTGGCGCAGCCGGTCCTCGTCGCCGAGCACCACCGGCGCCTCACCGTCGAGCAGTTCCAGGCGCACCGGCCGGGCGGCCTCGCGCAGCTGGGCCGACTCGATCGCGTCG
This window encodes:
- a CDS encoding chitinase C-terminal domain-containing protein — protein: MQRKPLLNLLVAAATGLAATAFAVAFAGTANSAVDQEACRPDGLYRTPGVTVPYCDAYDTTGRESMGAGHPRRIIGYFTNWRTGKNGAPAYLVNQIPWQKITHINYAFAHVDGANKISIGTPTAANNASTNMTWPGVAGAEMDPAYSYTGHFNLLNKFKKQYPDVKTLISVGGWAETGGFFDDAGNHIDSGGFYRMTTNADGSINTAGINAFADSVVAFLRQYGFDGVDIDYEYATSNKDAGNPMDFTQANARRAGLNASFQTLMKTLRTKLDTAAASDSKYYMVTVAAPASGWLLRGMEAYQATQYLDYINIMSYDLHGAWNQYVGPNASLYDDGADNELTAGGVYSAYSNIGYLNTDWAYHYYRGAVQGGRINIGVPYYTRGFQGVTGGNNGLWGTAPKSTNCPVGTQSPCGNGAIGIDNLWHDLDTSGNEEPAGSNPMWHAKNLENGIAGSYRAAYGLTPATDPNDNLTGTYVRNYSAALAAPWLWNASKKVFLSTEDEQSIGAKADYVVNKGIGGIMIWELAGDYAFNSTAGEYQMGNTLTNAIAAKFATAPAYGASKANTALPAQTLDVDVTLNGFALGDSNYPINPKLRLTNNSTTTIPGGTVLDFDYGTSAPGTMSQQSGWAMTVTPGHTGSNIGGLKGDFHHVKVTIPSYQSIAPGANVEITLNYVLPIGSPSNYTLTFGGQSYSLSVNYARGGVAPSASPSTSVGPSASASPSTPPGTCTDPAWESGKVYTGGNRVSYNGHAWRAQWWTTGETPGVAAVWVDLGACTGGSPSPSPSVSPSSSPSPSPSPSRSASPSPSASPSASVSPSPSTSPGTTPAWAPNVAYVTGAKVTYGGSTYQCRQPHTSIVGWEPPNVPALWLKL